In Deinococcus maricopensis DSM 21211, one genomic interval encodes:
- the lepB gene encoding signal peptidase I: protein MPHPAHSPPARSTLRRVWREWVLGAILPVWLVTTFLFTFARVDGASMQPTLHTGEVLLLLKYPRWARAWHLSGAFPRRGDIIVFKGPADSPYSTEPGPFGRPHRPYLVKRVVGLPGDTVDVEDGTVHVNGHALREPYASGPTEQDHAPVRVPAGHVYVLGDNRIIGESVDSRLFGPVDLRDVAGPVPLRLWPPARLTTR, encoded by the coding sequence GTGCCCCACCCCGCTCACTCGCCGCCCGCCCGCAGCACGCTCCGGCGCGTCTGGCGCGAATGGGTCCTGGGCGCCATCCTGCCAGTCTGGTTGGTGACGACCTTCCTGTTCACGTTCGCGCGCGTGGACGGCGCCAGCATGCAGCCCACCCTCCACACGGGCGAGGTGCTGCTGCTCCTCAAGTACCCCCGCTGGGCGCGCGCCTGGCACCTCAGCGGCGCGTTTCCCCGGCGCGGCGACATCATCGTGTTCAAAGGGCCCGCCGACAGCCCGTACAGCACCGAACCCGGACCGTTCGGGCGTCCGCACCGCCCCTACCTCGTGAAACGCGTCGTGGGCCTCCCCGGCGACACCGTGGACGTCGAGGACGGCACCGTCCACGTCAACGGCCACGCGCTCCGTGAACCGTACGCGAGCGGCCCGACCGAGCAGGACCACGCGCCCGTGCGGGTGCCCGCCGGCCACGTGTACGTCCTCGGGGACAACCGCATCATCGGCGAGAGCGTCGACTCGCGGCTGTTCGGCCCCGTGGACCTGCGTGACGTTGCCGGGCCTGTGCCGCTGCGCCTGTGGCCGCCCGCACGCCTGACCACCCGCTGA
- a CDS encoding helix-turn-helix transcriptional regulator, translated as MTFHDPTHLARAVRSIHALFSHTPQWTESRVMQETHLHRTLVREALATLVREHHVLQTYATVYGQSLFVRAPSHDPAERADGAPLSMQDLRVLHALDQKPDSASHLGRLLNLTLPATNQSLSHLNSRGLVHVRYVGMLAIYQRTRSMAMPTATLSS; from the coding sequence ATGACCTTCCACGATCCGACCCATCTGGCCCGCGCCGTTCGCAGCATCCACGCCCTGTTCAGCCACACGCCGCAGTGGACCGAGAGCCGCGTCATGCAGGAGACGCACCTGCACCGCACGCTGGTGCGCGAGGCCCTCGCGACCCTGGTGCGGGAACATCACGTGCTGCAGACGTACGCCACCGTGTACGGGCAGTCCTTGTTCGTCCGCGCGCCCTCGCACGACCCGGCGGAACGCGCGGACGGCGCGCCGCTGAGCATGCAGGATCTGCGGGTGCTGCACGCGCTGGACCAGAAGCCGGATTCGGCCTCGCACCTGGGGCGGCTGCTGAACCTCACGCTGCCCGCGACGAACCAGAGCCTCAGTCACCTGAACAGCCGGGGTCTGGTGCACGTCCGGTACGTCGGCATGCTGGCAATCTACCAGCGCACCCGGAGTATGGCGATGCCCACGGCAACCCTGTCCTCTTGA